The Xanthomonas sp. CFBP 8443 genome has a window encoding:
- the gshB gene encoding glutathione synthase, producing MSFDVIVVMDPIASIKIAKDTTFAMLLEAQRRGHRLHYVRPGGLSLREGRALAQAAPLQVRDDKAGWFELGAFAELAFGTGQVVLMRKDPPFDSEFLYDTHVLSVAQRAGAQVINDPQGLRDFNEKLAALLFPQCCPPTLVSRDAAALKAFVLEHGQAVLKPLDGMGGRSIFRSGTGDPNLNVILETLTDGGRKLALAQRFIPDISAGDKRILLVDGVPVDYCLARIPQGDEFRGNLAAGGRGEGRPLSERDRWIAGQVGPEMQRRGMRFVGLDVIGDYLTEVNVTSPTCVRELDAQYGLNIAGLLFDAIEAYPAR from the coding sequence ATGTCGTTCGATGTCATCGTGGTGATGGATCCCATCGCCAGCATCAAGATTGCCAAAGACACTACCTTCGCGATGTTGCTGGAAGCGCAGCGCCGCGGCCACCGGCTGCACTACGTGCGCCCCGGCGGGCTGTCGCTGCGCGAGGGCCGCGCGCTGGCGCAGGCCGCGCCGCTGCAGGTGCGCGACGACAAGGCCGGCTGGTTCGAGCTGGGCGCGTTCGCCGAGCTGGCGTTCGGCACCGGCCAGGTGGTGCTGATGCGCAAGGACCCGCCGTTCGACTCGGAATTCCTGTACGACACCCATGTGCTGAGCGTGGCACAGCGCGCCGGCGCCCAGGTCATCAACGACCCGCAGGGCCTGCGCGACTTCAACGAGAAGCTGGCCGCGCTGCTGTTCCCGCAATGCTGCCCGCCGACCCTGGTCAGCCGCGACGCGGCGGCGCTGAAGGCGTTCGTGCTCGAGCACGGCCAGGCGGTGCTGAAGCCGCTGGACGGGATGGGCGGGCGTTCGATCTTCCGCAGCGGCACCGGCGACCCCAACCTCAACGTGATCCTGGAGACGCTGACCGACGGCGGCCGCAAGCTGGCCCTGGCGCAGCGCTTCATTCCCGACATCAGCGCCGGCGACAAGCGCATCCTGCTGGTCGACGGGGTGCCGGTGGACTACTGCCTGGCGCGGATCCCGCAGGGCGACGAGTTCCGCGGCAACCTGGCCGCCGGCGGCCGCGGCGAAGGCCGCCCGCTGAGCGAGCGCGACCGCTGGATCGCCGGCCAGGTCGGCCCGGAGATGCAGCGCCGCGGCATGCGCTTCGTCGGCCTGGACGTGATCGGCGACTACCTGACCGAGGTCAACGTCACCAGCCCCACCTGCGTGCGCGAACTGGACGCGCAGTACGGGCTGAACATCGCCGGGCTGCTGTTCGACGCGATCGAGGCCTACCCGGCGCGATGA
- a CDS encoding energy transducer TonB, giving the protein MSAAAATPAPRIGERERLSATLVLSLIVHGLLILGVGFAIDDDAPLVPTLDVIFSQTSTPLTPKQADFLAQANQQGGGDHDTPQRPRDSQPGVVPQQHDGLAPQALRAQTAAAAPEPTPRVVSSARGEQPLPAPQTQPRTDAPTQPVDAQREQRDAEMARLAAEVHLRSEQYAKRPNRKFVSASTREYAYANYLRAWVDRAERVGNLNYPDEARRQRLGGQVVISVGVRRDGSIESSRVLRSSGVPMLDAAALRVVQLAQPFPPLPHTEDNIDILQVTRTWVFLPGGTLRDDR; this is encoded by the coding sequence ATGAGCGCGGCCGCCGCGACGCCCGCGCCGCGCATCGGCGAGCGCGAACGGCTCAGCGCCACGCTGGTGCTGTCGTTGATCGTGCACGGCCTGCTGATCCTGGGGGTCGGCTTCGCGATCGACGACGACGCGCCGCTGGTGCCGACCCTGGACGTGATCTTCAGCCAGACCAGCACCCCACTGACGCCCAAGCAGGCCGACTTCCTGGCCCAGGCCAACCAGCAGGGCGGCGGCGACCACGACACCCCCCAACGCCCGCGCGACAGCCAGCCCGGGGTGGTGCCGCAGCAGCACGACGGCCTGGCGCCGCAGGCGCTGCGCGCGCAGACCGCGGCGGCGGCGCCGGAGCCGACCCCGCGCGTGGTCAGCAGCGCGCGTGGCGAACAGCCGCTGCCGGCGCCGCAGACCCAGCCGCGCACCGACGCCCCGACCCAGCCGGTGGACGCGCAACGCGAGCAGCGCGACGCGGAGATGGCGCGCCTGGCCGCCGAGGTGCACCTGCGCTCGGAGCAGTACGCCAAGCGCCCGAACCGCAAGTTCGTGTCCGCCAGCACCCGCGAGTACGCCTATGCCAACTACCTGCGCGCCTGGGTCGACCGTGCCGAGCGCGTCGGCAACCTCAACTATCCCGACGAAGCGCGACGGCAGCGGCTGGGCGGCCAGGTGGTGATCAGCGTCGGGGTCCGCCGCGACGGCAGCATCGAGAGCAGCCGCGTGCTGCGCTCCAGCGGCGTGCCGATGCTCGATGCCGCGGCGCTGCGGGTGGTGCAGCTGGCGCAACCGTTCCCACCGCTGCCGCACACCGAAGACAACATCGACATCCTGCAGGTGACCCGCACCTGGGTGTTCCTGCCCGGCGGCACGCTGCGCGACGATCGTTGA
- a CDS encoding TonB-dependent receptor encodes MKKLSLLRRPALLALALGAALAAPPALAQSTTGAVAGQAPANAQRVQVRSDSGLSREVAVDARGRYSIGQLPLGTYTIVAKGADDAVLGSREGVGLTVGAVTDVSFAAVTSLTGVNVSADRAAAAIDVSSVDSRTVINAEQLQRLPLGRSAEAIAQLAPGVSGNSGSGTYIGPTGAQLLSFGGSSAAENAYYINGFNTTDPLRGLGGLTLPYGSIDQLEVYTGGYSAKYGRSDGGVINAVGKRGSNEWHFGGQATWEPDGLRTSQKDVYAPGDGTLYRPDSKSSATLSTQSVYAGGPLIQDKLFFFGSYELQRQDGDRFYGSRENNTGYYDYDYRRPSWYAKLDWNISDNQLLEITGASSRYITRGSYYDYSGYDIGARRGSADTTKTGGDLWTAKYTGYLTDRLTFSAQYGKQRTDDYVGNPNYSGALTYVDDAAFQNPAYTGGTPITNAQTTALLVDPDRGNRTDNLRLDLNYVIGEHSITIGIDNQNARALNRGSVASADGYQWIYGQSNPNVPINTGLGVPATGGYANGEDGYYVRQYVYSALASVRAVQRAQYIEDNWQVSERFLLSLGLRLDQFTNYNRDGDAYIKQTSGQWAPRLGFSWDVDGDARFKVYGNAGRYYLALPLNPAFNAAGATLATSTYYTYGGIDGNGYPTDLTQISDAVSSNNNYGILPDPKTVATQGIKPSFQDEFILGFTKAWGDDWVYGAKATYRVLRSGVDDYCDSDTVFAAAAAQGHAVTLASNPVSCWLINPGKSNTFTLVDTSGNYVSVPLSNAELGFPKFKRNYYGLNLSLEHPFDQRWYGRVDYTWSRSYGTTEGQLLSGIGQTAVSTTQAWDYAQLMEHTNGPQSNDHTHQFKFYGYYQFTPEWLVSANLKLMSGTPFSALGSYGADQSDPSGYGIAYHYYQGEAAPPGSQGRLPWLKQLDLGVSWRPAYADHKLAFNLDVFNAFNGQATLWKYPYSETDPGNSDPVYGAALLRQAPRSLRLSVSYDY; translated from the coding sequence ATGAAAAAGCTTTCCCTTCTCCGCAGGCCCGCCCTGCTCGCGCTGGCGCTGGGCGCTGCCCTCGCCGCGCCGCCCGCCCTGGCCCAGTCCACCACCGGCGCCGTCGCCGGGCAGGCGCCGGCCAACGCGCAACGCGTGCAGGTGCGCAGCGACAGCGGCCTCAGCCGCGAAGTCGCGGTCGATGCGCGCGGCCGCTACAGCATCGGCCAGTTGCCGCTGGGCACCTACACCATCGTCGCCAAGGGCGCCGACGACGCCGTGCTCGGCAGCCGCGAAGGCGTGGGCCTGACCGTCGGCGCGGTCACCGATGTCTCCTTCGCCGCGGTCACCAGCCTGACCGGGGTCAACGTCAGCGCCGACCGCGCCGCCGCGGCGATCGACGTCAGCAGCGTCGACTCGCGCACCGTGATCAATGCCGAACAGCTGCAGCGGCTGCCGCTGGGGCGCTCGGCCGAGGCGATCGCGCAGCTGGCGCCCGGCGTGTCCGGCAACAGCGGCAGCGGCACCTACATCGGCCCGACCGGCGCGCAGCTGCTCAGCTTCGGCGGCTCGTCGGCCGCCGAGAACGCCTATTACATCAACGGCTTCAACACCACCGACCCGCTGCGCGGACTGGGCGGGCTGACCCTGCCCTACGGCAGCATCGACCAGTTGGAGGTCTACACCGGCGGCTACAGCGCCAAGTACGGCCGCTCCGACGGCGGCGTGATCAACGCGGTCGGCAAGCGCGGCAGCAACGAATGGCATTTCGGCGGCCAGGCGACCTGGGAACCGGACGGCCTGCGCACTTCGCAGAAGGACGTCTACGCGCCCGGCGACGGCACCCTGTACCGGCCGGACAGCAAGAGCAGCGCCACGCTCAGCACGCAGAGCGTGTATGCGGGCGGCCCGCTGATCCAGGACAAGCTGTTCTTCTTCGGTTCCTACGAACTGCAACGCCAGGACGGCGACAGGTTCTACGGTTCCCGGGAGAACAACACCGGCTACTACGACTACGACTACCGGCGCCCGAGCTGGTACGCCAAGCTCGACTGGAACATCAGCGACAACCAGTTGCTGGAGATCACCGGCGCCTCCAGCCGCTACATCACCCGCGGCAGCTACTACGACTACAGCGGCTACGACATCGGCGCGCGCCGCGGCAGCGCCGACACCACCAAGACCGGCGGCGACCTGTGGACCGCCAAGTACACCGGCTATCTCACCGACCGCCTGACCTTCAGCGCCCAGTACGGCAAGCAGCGCACCGACGACTACGTCGGCAACCCCAACTACAGCGGCGCGCTGACCTACGTCGACGACGCCGCGTTCCAGAACCCGGCCTACACCGGCGGCACCCCGATCACCAACGCACAGACCACCGCGCTGCTGGTCGATCCGGACCGCGGCAACCGCACCGACAACCTGCGCCTGGACCTGAATTACGTCATCGGCGAACACAGCATCACCATCGGCATCGACAACCAGAACGCGCGCGCGCTCAACCGCGGCTCGGTGGCATCGGCCGATGGCTACCAGTGGATCTACGGCCAGTCCAACCCGAACGTGCCGATCAACACCGGCCTCGGCGTGCCGGCCACCGGCGGCTACGCCAACGGCGAGGACGGCTACTACGTGCGCCAATACGTCTATAGCGCCCTGGCCTCGGTGCGCGCGGTGCAGCGTGCGCAGTACATCGAGGACAACTGGCAGGTGAGCGAGCGCTTCCTGCTCAGCCTTGGCCTGCGCCTGGACCAGTTCACCAACTACAACCGCGATGGCGACGCCTACATCAAGCAGACCAGCGGGCAGTGGGCGCCGCGCCTGGGCTTCAGCTGGGACGTCGACGGCGACGCGCGCTTCAAGGTGTACGGCAACGCCGGCCGCTACTACCTGGCGCTGCCGCTAAATCCGGCATTCAATGCCGCCGGCGCGACCCTGGCGACCTCGACCTACTACACCTACGGCGGCATCGACGGCAACGGCTACCCGACCGACCTGACCCAGATCTCCGACGCGGTCTCCTCCAACAACAACTACGGCATCCTGCCCGATCCGAAGACCGTGGCCACGCAGGGCATCAAGCCCTCGTTCCAGGACGAGTTCATCCTCGGCTTCACCAAGGCCTGGGGCGACGACTGGGTCTACGGCGCCAAGGCCACCTACCGCGTGCTGCGCAGCGGCGTGGACGACTACTGCGACAGCGACACCGTGTTCGCCGCCGCGGCGGCGCAAGGGCACGCGGTGACCCTGGCCAGCAACCCGGTCAGCTGCTGGCTGATCAATCCGGGCAAGTCCAACACCTTCACCCTGGTCGACACCTCGGGCAACTACGTCAGCGTGCCGCTGAGCAATGCCGAACTCGGCTTTCCCAAGTTCAAGCGCAACTACTACGGGCTCAACCTGTCGCTGGAGCACCCGTTCGACCAGCGCTGGTACGGCCGCGTCGACTACACCTGGTCGCGCAGCTACGGCACCACCGAGGGCCAGCTGCTGTCGGGCATCGGCCAGACCGCCGTCTCCACCACCCAGGCCTGGGACTACGCGCAGCTGATGGAACATACCAACGGCCCGCAGAGCAACGACCACACCCACCAGTTCAAGTTCTACGGCTACTACCAGTTCACGCCCGAATGGCTGGTGTCGGCCAACCTCAAGCTGATGTCCGGCACGCCGTTCAGTGCGCTCGGCTCGTACGGCGCCGACCAGAGCGATCCGTCCGGCTACGGCATCGCCTACCACTATTACCAGGGCGAAGCGGCGCCTCCGGGCAGCCAGGGCCGGCTGCCGTGGCTGAAGCAGCTCGATCTGGGCGTGTCGTGGCGGCCGGCGTATGCGGACCACAAGCTGGCCTTCAACCTGGACGTGTTCAACGCCTTCAACGGCCAGGCCACGCTGTGGAAGTATCCGTATTCGGAAACGGACCCGGGCAACAGCGATCCGGTATATGGCGCGGCATTGCTGCGCCAGGCGCCGCGCTCGCTGCGGTTGAGCGTCAGCTACGACTACTGA
- a CDS encoding ADP-ribosylglycohydrolase family protein yields MSTAEDERARFRGCLLGLAVGDALGTTLEFKAPGSFAPIDDMIGGGPFDLQPGQWTDDTSMALCLAHSLLYREGFDSADQMNRYCNWYRHGYLSSTGACFDIGNTVRQALERYLEGEGAFSGSDDPRSAGNGSLMRLAPVAMYYAHRPEVLAERAADSSRTTHAAAEALDACRLFALQLRAALVGGNRTQVLHAQDVALETPALRALAVRDHATVPAAHIRGTGYVVDALSAALWCFATTDSFADAVLRAANLGDDADTTAAICGQLAGAFYGIDRIPAAWRARVQDAAEIVALADRLHQASVAE; encoded by the coding sequence ATGAGCACGGCCGAAGACGAGCGCGCACGTTTCCGCGGCTGCCTGCTGGGCCTGGCCGTTGGCGATGCGCTGGGGACGACGCTGGAATTCAAGGCGCCCGGCAGCTTCGCCCCGATCGACGACATGATCGGCGGCGGTCCGTTCGATCTGCAGCCGGGGCAGTGGACCGACGACACCTCGATGGCGCTGTGCCTGGCGCACAGCCTGCTGTACCGCGAAGGCTTCGACTCCGCGGACCAGATGAACCGCTATTGCAACTGGTACCGCCATGGCTACCTCAGCAGCACCGGCGCCTGCTTCGACATCGGCAACACCGTGCGCCAGGCGCTGGAGCGCTACCTGGAAGGGGAAGGGGCCTTCAGCGGCAGCGACGATCCGCGCTCGGCCGGCAACGGCTCGCTGATGCGGCTGGCGCCGGTGGCGATGTACTACGCGCATCGCCCCGAAGTGCTGGCCGAACGCGCGGCGGACAGTTCGCGCACCACGCATGCCGCCGCCGAGGCGCTGGATGCGTGCCGGCTGTTTGCCTTGCAGTTGCGCGCCGCGCTTGTTGGCGGCAATCGGACGCAGGTGCTGCACGCGCAGGATGTGGCGTTGGAGACGCCGGCGCTGCGCGCACTGGCGGTGCGCGACCACGCTACGGTGCCGGCGGCGCACATCCGCGGCACTGGTTATGTGGTCGACGCCCTGTCGGCGGCGCTGTGGTGTTTCGCGACGACCGACAGTTTCGCCGATGCGGTCTTGCGCGCAGCCAATCTCGGCGACGACGCCGATACCACCGCGGCGATCTGCGGGCAGCTGGCCGGCGCCTTCTACGGCATCGACAGGATCCCCGCCGCCTGGCGCGCGCGCGTGCAGGATGCGGCGGAGATCGTCGCGCTGGCCGATCGCCTGCACCAGGCCAGCGTCGCGGAATAA
- the tsaB gene encoding tRNA (adenosine(37)-N6)-threonylcarbamoyltransferase complex dimerization subunit type 1 TsaB — MNILAFETATEALSVAVHVDGAVLERFELAPRRHAELALPWAEQLLAEAGIARGQLDAIAFGRGPGAFTGVRLAIALAQGIALALDLPVLPVSTLHALALRAPADAPRVLAAIDARMGEIYAATFVRDADGLHALTPEQVLVPDAFVLPDADAHWHGVGTGLAAIDGALQRRLGAQLRSVDAQALPHAADVLTLALAAYARGEAIAPERAEPAYLRDNVALTLAEQQAQRAAR; from the coding sequence ATGAACATCCTCGCCTTCGAAACCGCCACAGAAGCCCTGTCCGTCGCCGTGCACGTCGATGGCGCGGTGCTCGAGCGCTTCGAACTCGCGCCGCGCCGGCATGCCGAGCTGGCGCTGCCGTGGGCCGAGCAGTTGCTGGCCGAGGCCGGTATCGCCCGCGGCCAGCTCGATGCGATCGCCTTCGGCCGCGGCCCTGGCGCGTTCACCGGCGTGCGCTTGGCGATCGCGCTGGCGCAGGGCATCGCGCTGGCGCTGGACCTGCCGGTGCTGCCGGTGTCCACCTTGCACGCGCTGGCCTTGCGCGCGCCGGCCGACGCACCGCGCGTGCTGGCCGCGATCGATGCGCGCATGGGCGAAATCTATGCGGCGACCTTCGTGCGCGACGCCGACGGCCTGCACGCGCTGACGCCGGAGCAGGTGCTGGTGCCGGACGCGTTCGTGCTGCCCGATGCGGACGCGCACTGGCATGGCGTCGGCACCGGGCTGGCGGCGATCGACGGTGCGTTGCAGCGGCGCCTGGGCGCGCAGCTGCGCAGCGTCGATGCGCAGGCGCTGCCGCATGCCGCCGACGTGCTGACCCTGGCGCTGGCCGCCTATGCGCGCGGCGAAGCGATCGCCCCGGAACGCGCCGAACCGGCCTACCTGCGCGACAACGTCGCGCTGACCCTGGCCGAGCAGCAGGCGCAGCGCGCCGCGCGATGA
- a CDS encoding ATP-dependent DNA helicase, with the protein MSLSHASTEALSEGGALARQLDAFVPRAAQLRLTAAIAEAFEQRDVLLAEAGTGTGKTYAYLVPALLSGLKTIVSTGTRALQDQLYHRDLPRVRAALGVGLNSALLKGRANYLCKYRLEQAKGEPRFTAREQIAQFQRIVAWGGRTRFGDIAELEALPDDSPLLPMVTSTMDNCLGTECPFWSECFVVQARQRAQAADVVVVNHHLLLADLALKQEGFGEILPGAQAFVIDEAHQLPELAANFFGESFGMRPLQELARDCLAESRHVAGALASLQAPVQALEQALRELRAAMEGLPTRGTQWRLLAKPQVRDGFDALLAELARLQESLAVLREASPGFDACAARAQEMRARLGHWLGDDAPIPDFEAEPAPPSNDVLWYELSARGFRCQRTPLDVSGPLRMHREKSHAAWVFTSATLAVKGDFEHIATRLGLSDPMTLLQPSPFDWARQALCYLPALPDPNARGFGTALIAALHPVLQASQGRAFLLFASHRALREAAEALRDGPWPLFVQGEAPRATLLQRFRESGNGVLLGSASFREGVDVVGDALSVVVIDKLPFAAPDDPVFEARLDAIRRDGGNPFRDEQLPQAVIALKQGVGRLIRSETDRGVLVLCDPRLLSKSYGRTFLESLPPFARTRDVEEVRAFFASGLGTGDSGLEASGLGTGDSGLEEAEAR; encoded by the coding sequence ATGTCCCTCAGCCACGCCAGCACCGAAGCGCTCAGCGAAGGCGGTGCGCTTGCCCGCCAGCTCGATGCGTTCGTGCCGCGCGCGGCGCAGTTGCGCTTGACCGCGGCCATCGCCGAGGCGTTCGAGCAGCGCGACGTGCTGCTGGCCGAGGCCGGGACCGGCACCGGCAAGACCTACGCGTACCTGGTGCCGGCGCTGCTGTCGGGATTGAAGACCATCGTCTCCACCGGCACCCGCGCGCTGCAGGACCAGCTCTACCACCGCGACCTGCCGCGGGTGCGCGCGGCGCTGGGCGTGGGCCTCAACAGCGCGCTGCTGAAGGGCCGCGCCAACTATCTGTGCAAGTACCGGCTGGAGCAGGCCAAGGGCGAGCCGCGCTTCACCGCGCGCGAGCAGATCGCGCAGTTCCAGCGCATCGTCGCCTGGGGCGGGCGCACCCGTTTCGGCGACATCGCCGAACTGGAGGCGCTGCCCGACGATTCGCCGCTGCTGCCGATGGTCACCTCGACGATGGACAACTGCCTCGGCACCGAATGCCCGTTCTGGAGCGAGTGCTTCGTGGTGCAGGCGCGGCAGCGCGCGCAGGCCGCCGATGTGGTGGTGGTCAACCACCATCTGCTGCTGGCCGACCTGGCGCTGAAGCAGGAGGGTTTCGGCGAGATCTTGCCCGGCGCGCAGGCCTTCGTCATCGACGAGGCGCACCAGCTGCCGGAACTGGCGGCGAACTTCTTCGGCGAGAGCTTCGGCATGCGCCCGCTGCAGGAGCTGGCGCGCGACTGCCTGGCCGAGAGCCGCCACGTCGCCGGCGCGCTGGCCAGCCTGCAGGCGCCGGTGCAGGCGCTGGAACAGGCCCTGCGCGAACTGCGCGCGGCGATGGAAGGGCTGCCCACCCGCGGCACGCAATGGCGCTTGCTGGCCAAGCCGCAGGTGCGCGACGGCTTCGACGCGCTGCTGGCGGAACTGGCGCGGCTGCAGGAGAGCCTGGCGGTGCTGCGCGAGGCCTCGCCCGGTTTCGATGCCTGCGCCGCGCGCGCGCAGGAGATGCGCGCACGGCTGGGCCACTGGCTCGGCGACGATGCGCCGATCCCGGATTTTGAGGCCGAGCCGGCGCCGCCGTCCAACGACGTGCTGTGGTACGAACTGAGCGCGCGCGGCTTCCGCTGCCAGCGCACGCCGCTGGACGTGTCCGGCCCGCTGCGCATGCATCGCGAGAAATCGCACGCGGCCTGGGTGTTCACCTCGGCGACGCTGGCGGTGAAGGGCGATTTCGAGCACATCGCCACCCGCCTGGGGCTGAGCGATCCGATGACCTTGCTGCAGCCCAGTCCGTTCGACTGGGCGCGGCAGGCGCTGTGCTACCTGCCGGCGCTGCCGGACCCGAACGCGCGCGGCTTCGGCACCGCGCTGATCGCCGCGCTGCATCCGGTGTTGCAGGCCTCCCAGGGCCGTGCCTTCCTGCTGTTCGCCTCGCACCGCGCGCTGCGCGAGGCCGCCGAGGCGCTGCGCGACGGGCCGTGGCCGCTGTTCGTGCAGGGCGAGGCGCCGCGTGCGACCTTGCTGCAACGCTTCCGCGAGTCCGGCAACGGCGTGCTGCTCGGCTCGGCCAGCTTCCGCGAAGGCGTGGACGTGGTCGGCGATGCGCTGAGCGTGGTGGTGATCGACAAGCTGCCGTTCGCCGCGCCGGACGATCCGGTGTTCGAAGCGCGGCTGGACGCGATCCGCCGCGACGGCGGCAACCCGTTCCGCGACGAACAGCTGCCGCAGGCGGTGATCGCGCTGAAGCAGGGCGTGGGCCGGCTGATCCGCAGCGAGACCGACCGCGGCGTGCTGGTGCTGTGCGACCCGCGGCTGCTGTCCAAGTCCTACGGCCGCACCTTCCTGGAGTCGCTGCCGCCGTTCGCGCGGACCCGCGATGTGGAGGAGGTGAGGGCGTTTTTTGCCTCGGGACTCGGGACTGGGGACTCGGGACTCGAAGCGTCGGGACTCGGGACCGGGGACTCGGGACTCGAAGAAGCGGAGGCGCGCTGA
- a CDS encoding tetratricopeptide repeat protein has product MTRYAPAIAALSLLLASCVSAPPPPPPPPVDTTTPAQRVAAIEASGGVDDTELSVQPLRDPQVEDLRDGAKRKRAAGDLAGAAAALDQALQLVPEDPALLQDRAELALLLKDDAQAEAFAKRAIDLGSQTGPLCRRHWATIEQSRLARGQKENAASAHAQIERCTVAGVKRY; this is encoded by the coding sequence ATGACCCGATACGCCCCCGCCATCGCCGCCCTCAGCCTGCTGCTGGCCTCCTGCGTCAGCGCGCCGCCTCCGCCGCCCCCGCCGCCGGTGGACACCACCACGCCGGCACAGCGCGTCGCCGCGATCGAAGCCAGCGGCGGCGTCGACGACACCGAACTGAGCGTGCAACCGCTGCGCGATCCGCAGGTCGAGGACCTGCGCGACGGCGCCAAGCGCAAGCGCGCGGCCGGCGACCTTGCCGGCGCCGCGGCGGCACTGGACCAGGCCCTGCAACTGGTGCCGGAAGACCCGGCGCTGCTGCAGGACCGCGCCGAGCTGGCCTTGCTGCTGAAGGACGACGCGCAGGCCGAGGCCTTCGCCAAGCGCGCCATCGACCTGGGCTCGCAGACCGGCCCGCTGTGCCGCCGGCACTGGGCCACGATCGAGCAATCGCGGCTGGCGCGCGGGCAGAAGGAGAACGCGGCGTCCGCGCATGCGCAGATCGAACGCTGCACGGTGGCGGGTGTGAAGCGGTACTGA